The following are from one region of the Cyclopterus lumpus isolate fCycLum1 chromosome 21, fCycLum1.pri, whole genome shotgun sequence genome:
- the mstnb gene encoding growth/differentiation factor 8 isoform X1 has protein sequence MHPCQTVLYLSALIALGPVVLSDQETHQQQPSATGPEDTEQCPTCEVRQQIKFMRLNAIKSQILSKLRMKEAPNISRDIVKQLLPKAPPLQQLLDQYDVLGDDNKAVAMEEDDEHAITETIMMIATAPESVVQVDGEPKCCLFSFTQKFQASRILRAQLWVNLRASPEATTVFLQISRLMPVTDGSRHIRIRSLKIDVGAGVSSWQSIDVKQVLTVWLRQPETNWGIEINAFDSRGNDLAVTSTEPGEEGLQPFMEVKISEGPRRARRDSGLDCDENSLESRCCRYPLTVDFEDFGWDWIIAPKRYKANYCSGECEYMHLQKYPHTHLVNKANPRGSAGPCCTPTKMSPINMLYFNRKEQIIYGKIPSMVVDRCGCS, from the exons ATGCATCCGTGTCAGACGGTGCTGTATCTTAGCGCGCTGATTGCTTTGGGTCCAGTAGTTCTGAGCGACCAGGAGacacaccagcagcagcccTCCGCCACCGGCCCCGAGGACACGGAGCAGTGCCCCACCTGCGAGGTCCGGCAGCAGATCAAGTTCATGCGGCTCAACGCGATCAAATCTCAGATTTTGAGCAAACTGCGAATGAAAGAAGCTCCGAACATCAGCCGAGACATCGTGAAGCAGCTCCTGCCCAAAGCGCCGccgctgcagcagctgctcgaCCAGTACGACGTGCTGGGAGATGACAACAAGGCTGTGGCtatggaggaggacgatgagcACGCCATCACGGAGACCATCATGATGATCGCCACTGCAC ccGAGTCCGTCGTCCAAGTGGACGGGGAACCAAAGTGCTGCCTCTTCTCTTTTACTCAAAAGTTCCAAGCCAGTCGCATCCTGCGGGCTCAGCTGTGGGTGAACCTGCGCGCGTCGCCCGAGGCGACCACCGTGTTCCTGCAGATCTCCCGGCTGATGCCGGTCACGGACGGCAGCCGGCACATACGCATCCGCTCCCTGAAGATCGACGTGGGTGCCGGGGTCAGCTCCTGGCAAAGCATCGACGTCAAACAAGTGTTGACGGTGTGGCTGCGGCAGCCGGAGACCAACTGGGGCATCGAGATTAACGCCTTCGATTCGAGGGGCAATGACTTGGCCGTGACCTCCACGGAACCCGGAGAGGAAGGACTG CAACCCTTCATGGAGGTGAAGATCTCCGAGGGCCCCAGGCGCGCCAGGAGAGACTCGGGCCTGGACTGTGACGAGAACTCTCTGGAGTCCCGGTGCTGCCGTTACCCGCTCACCGTGGACTTTGAAGACTTTGGTTGGGACTGGATTATTGCTCCGAAGCGCTACAAGGCCAACTATTGCTCCGGGGAGTGTGAGTACATGCACTTGCAGAAGTATCCGCACACCCACCTGGTGAACAAGGCCAACCCCAGAGGGAGCGCCGGCCCCTGCTGCACCCCCACCAAGATGTCGCCCATCAACATGCTCTACTTTAACCGAAAAGAGCAGATCATCTACGGCAAGATCCCTTCCATGGTGGTGGACCGCTGCGGATGCTCTTGA
- the mstnb gene encoding growth/differentiation factor 8 isoform X2, which yields MNDSRTAERVSHFLSDQETHQQQPSATGPEDTEQCPTCEVRQQIKFMRLNAIKSQILSKLRMKEAPNISRDIVKQLLPKAPPLQQLLDQYDVLGDDNKAVAMEEDDEHAITETIMMIATAPESVVQVDGEPKCCLFSFTQKFQASRILRAQLWVNLRASPEATTVFLQISRLMPVTDGSRHIRIRSLKIDVGAGVSSWQSIDVKQVLTVWLRQPETNWGIEINAFDSRGNDLAVTSTEPGEEGLQPFMEVKISEGPRRARRDSGLDCDENSLESRCCRYPLTVDFEDFGWDWIIAPKRYKANYCSGECEYMHLQKYPHTHLVNKANPRGSAGPCCTPTKMSPINMLYFNRKEQIIYGKIPSMVVDRCGCS from the exons ATGAATGACTCACGCACAGCGGAGAGAGTCTCTCACT TTCTGAGCGACCAGGAGacacaccagcagcagcccTCCGCCACCGGCCCCGAGGACACGGAGCAGTGCCCCACCTGCGAGGTCCGGCAGCAGATCAAGTTCATGCGGCTCAACGCGATCAAATCTCAGATTTTGAGCAAACTGCGAATGAAAGAAGCTCCGAACATCAGCCGAGACATCGTGAAGCAGCTCCTGCCCAAAGCGCCGccgctgcagcagctgctcgaCCAGTACGACGTGCTGGGAGATGACAACAAGGCTGTGGCtatggaggaggacgatgagcACGCCATCACGGAGACCATCATGATGATCGCCACTGCAC ccGAGTCCGTCGTCCAAGTGGACGGGGAACCAAAGTGCTGCCTCTTCTCTTTTACTCAAAAGTTCCAAGCCAGTCGCATCCTGCGGGCTCAGCTGTGGGTGAACCTGCGCGCGTCGCCCGAGGCGACCACCGTGTTCCTGCAGATCTCCCGGCTGATGCCGGTCACGGACGGCAGCCGGCACATACGCATCCGCTCCCTGAAGATCGACGTGGGTGCCGGGGTCAGCTCCTGGCAAAGCATCGACGTCAAACAAGTGTTGACGGTGTGGCTGCGGCAGCCGGAGACCAACTGGGGCATCGAGATTAACGCCTTCGATTCGAGGGGCAATGACTTGGCCGTGACCTCCACGGAACCCGGAGAGGAAGGACTG CAACCCTTCATGGAGGTGAAGATCTCCGAGGGCCCCAGGCGCGCCAGGAGAGACTCGGGCCTGGACTGTGACGAGAACTCTCTGGAGTCCCGGTGCTGCCGTTACCCGCTCACCGTGGACTTTGAAGACTTTGGTTGGGACTGGATTATTGCTCCGAAGCGCTACAAGGCCAACTATTGCTCCGGGGAGTGTGAGTACATGCACTTGCAGAAGTATCCGCACACCCACCTGGTGAACAAGGCCAACCCCAGAGGGAGCGCCGGCCCCTGCTGCACCCCCACCAAGATGTCGCCCATCAACATGCTCTACTTTAACCGAAAAGAGCAGATCATCTACGGCAAGATCCCTTCCATGGTGGTGGACCGCTGCGGATGCTCTTGA